The nucleotide window GCGGGACGTAGTCGCGCAGGCGTACGAAGGGCGCGCCGCGCGGCCGGCGCACGAACGCCGCGCGCGTCTGCGGCGGCCACTCCGCCGCCGAGGCGAAGCTGGTGAGCTCCATCCACAGCGTGTCCTTCACCACGTGGCCGGCCGCGAAGCTCCCCACCCCGTCGGGCGCGAAGGCCACGAACGAGAAGATGCCGTCGCGCCGCACCTCCCCCACCATGGGGAAGGCCGTGCCGCCGCGCACGTACCGCCCGGCGATGGAGTCCAGCCGCTGCGCCGTCACCTGGAACTCGCCCGGCGGCACCAGCCGGTAGACGAACTCGCGCACGCGCAGGGTGTCGCGCGCCGGGTACTCGAACCCGGTGAAGATCCAGCGCCCGCTGAGCACCGGCAGCCCCGCGCGCTGCTCCGGCGTGGGCCTCTCCAGCGGCGGCAGCGGCTCCACGTCGCCCGCCTCGGCCGCCTCGCACGCCGCCGTCGCCAGCAGCGCGAGCCCCGCCAGCACCGCCCCGTACCGTGTCACCCGCATCTTCTCCGTTTTCGCCTGGACGAACTGCAAACTGCTGGAACTGCGGTGTTGGGCGTGTCCCTCCGCTGCGCTCCGGGCCGGGCTGCGCGCGCCGTAGGGCAGCAAACTACGCTGCCCAACGGCGCCGGGCCACGGTCGCGCCCAACCCCACGGCGCGCCCGCGTCCCGGCCCTCCGGGCGCGCATCCCTCACGCGGGCGGCTTCAACAAGCGCGCCAGCCCGCCGCGGGGACGGCCCGGCTCCGCCGCTCCGGGGCGGACGGCGCCTACCGGGCGGCCGAGGCGGGGCTGTTCTCCTGCGACCAGTTCTGCTGCCCCCAGCGGTGCAGGGCGATGGCGGGGCCGCGGTTCAGCCGGTCGCGGCACACGTCGCCCCGCCCCTCGTCGAAGCTGTAGTGGGAGAGGAGCGCCGCGCGGTCGGCGGGCGCGGCGCCGGTGGCCAGCCGCGAGATCTCCTCCGGCGACAGGGCGCGGCCCCACATCCGCATGTCGTCCACCAGGCCCTTGTAGTCCTCGTACTGCGTGAACTCGTAGTTCCACGCCGTCATCACCTCGGCGCCCATCGCCCAGCCGCCGAGCTCCGGCGGGTCGTTCGGGTGGGCCGGGTGGTCCCAGAAGCGCCGCATGTCGGTGCGGTCCGGGATGTCGGTGGACCCCACCAGGCGGCCGTCCACCCACAGCTCCAGCCGCGCCCCCAACGGCTGGCGCCAGCGGCGCACCGCCGCGACGTGGTGCCAGCGGCCGTCCAGCAGCGAGGGCGTGCTGCTCGCGGGGAAGGCCTGGGCGGCCCACACCATCCCGCGCGGCATCCCCTCCTTCTTGTCCGCGAACATCCAGCGCAGCCGGCCGCCCCCGTAGAACTGCAGGCTGAACGTCCCTTCCCGGGTGTCGCCCGCGTCGAACCCCTCGGGCCGCGAATGTCCGTCGAGCAGCCAGTTCCCGGGGAGCCACCACCCCGTGCTCGAGTACGGCTGGTTGTCGGTCTCCGACCAGTTCCGGAGCTGCGAGTACTCCGAGCGGTAGGTGGGGCCCACCCGGAAGCCGGTGTCGGGCTTCACCCAGATCTCGAAAGTGAACTCGCCGCGGCCGAACTCCGGGTGCAGCCCCGGCACGTCCGCGAACTCGTACTGGGTCGGCAGGTTCTCGGTGAACCGCAGCGAGCCGGCGTGCACCGGCTGGGCGAGGGCCGCGAGGAGGCACGCCGCGACGGGAACCACCCGTCTCCTGCGGCGGCCCGTCCCGCCCCTACGTTCCCGGCGCGGTGAGTCTACGTCCGGCTGGAGCTTCCTCATTCTGGCCTCCGGCTCAATCGGGGTGGGTGCACGCCGGCCGCCGCCTGCCGGGCGCCGGCGCCGGGCGCGCGGGGAGGCGAGGCGCGGTCTCTACCAACAGAATGCGTCGCTTAATGCCGACTTGCAACCATTTGGCGGCGGGCGGCGCCCCCGCCGGACCGCGTGCGCACCGAAGGGGCATCTACCCGACATGGGCACTGTCGCCCGGAGGGGAGCGGGCGGGCCGGCGCCGGGTCTTCGGCTCCGCCGGCCCGTGCACCGGGGCATAAGTCGAGTGGTCCGGCTGCGGTGGACGGGGGACATCTCGCTAAACCCGCCCCGGCGGCCGCGTCCCACCGCCCGGCGGGGCCCCGCCAAGAGTTGACACCCCATGGCGGCGGGCGTAGCTTCGACGGGTGGAGCCGCGGCGGCACCGCCGCTTTCCAGCCACCAGACGCACCACCATGTCCACCATCGCGCGCGTGCGCCACGAAGACGCGGAGGCGCTGCTGCGACAGGCCCTGGAGGCCCACGGCCAGCGCTTCACCGAGCAGCGGGCCGCGGTCTACCGCTTCCTGCGCGGCACCGACGAGCACCCCACGGCCGACGAGGTGTTCACCTCCGTGCGCGCCGACATCGCCGACATCTCACTCGCCACGGTCTACAAGGCGCTGGAGACGCTGGTGAGCTGCGGGCTGGCCGTGAAGCTCACCTACGGCGACGACTCGGCCCGCTACGACGCGCGCACCGACGACCACTTCCACTCGCGCTGCCTGAAGTGCGGCATGGTCCGCGACGTGCCGGGTGCCGCCGGCGGCCTGCCGCGCATCGAGGCGGGCGAGGGGTTCCGGGTGGAGGGCTACCGCGTGGAGGTGGTCGGCTACTGCGCCCACTGCGCCGGGTAGCCCGCTCCGCCCCGAGCCCCGCCGGCCCACGCTCCCCGACGCGCCCGGGGAGCGTTTTTCGTTGCGTCGGGCTGGACGACCGCGCCCCGCCGCAACTTCCGCCC belongs to Longimicrobium sp. and includes:
- a CDS encoding LamG domain-containing protein — translated: MVPVAACLLAALAQPVHAGSLRFTENLPTQYEFADVPGLHPEFGRGEFTFEIWVKPDTGFRVGPTYRSEYSQLRNWSETDNQPYSSTGWWLPGNWLLDGHSRPEGFDAGDTREGTFSLQFYGGGRLRWMFADKKEGMPRGMVWAAQAFPASSTPSLLDGRWHHVAAVRRWRQPLGARLELWVDGRLVGSTDIPDRTDMRRFWDHPAHPNDPPELGGWAMGAEVMTAWNYEFTQYEDYKGLVDDMRMWGRALSPEEISRLATGAAPADRAALLSHYSFDEGRGDVCRDRLNRGPAIALHRWGQQNWSQENSPASAAR
- a CDS encoding transcriptional repressor: MSTIARVRHEDAEALLRQALEAHGQRFTEQRAAVYRFLRGTDEHPTADEVFTSVRADIADISLATVYKALETLVSCGLAVKLTYGDDSARYDARTDDHFHSRCLKCGMVRDVPGAAGGLPRIEAGEGFRVEGYRVEVVGYCAHCAG